In one Micromonospora polyrhachis genomic region, the following are encoded:
- a CDS encoding S8 family serine peptidase, with the protein MSARIRRTVRVRHGILAALLVALGIVTAAPTPAVAADEYLKYYTVKAEYQGAPENLRAIAMRLLGSANRGMEIFNLNVGRTQPDGAALSDPTVLRPGWHLVLPWDAVGTEVQYGLLPKTTPGSAPGGTPAPGTSASASPGQQPGTTGGSPTPSGGSTPSGRNCVKATAASDSSNWAMVRLAPEQAWTRSRGRGQLVAIIDSGVDGTLEQLRGRVSVGANIVTGGHGNADCLGSGTAMAGLIAAQSAGNGGPAGVAPEAVVMPVRVATDSPKVSAANQATAIEVAVSAGATVLALGAYLDPDDPTVAQAIKFAVDQGVVVVAGAPVTGTTNERAGLPDEVIRVAGVGVDGRPADNYVTGAIDVVAPGVNVTSVGIAGTKGFVGSGTQYAVALVAGEAALVRSAYPDLSPAQVASRIEMTADSMGEAQPDGRYGYGMINPATSVTRELPAEAQSTTSGGQSSTDPDGSTDSKRLLFLFPIFAVLALAALLAFRLRRVLHGKRGGDDQVPDETEDTPAPVSAGQQPSDSDEEGKSRS; encoded by the coding sequence ATGAGTGCCAGAATCCGGCGTACGGTGCGGGTACGACATGGCATCCTTGCTGCCCTGCTGGTGGCGTTGGGAATAGTCACGGCAGCCCCCACCCCGGCTGTCGCAGCCGACGAGTACCTCAAGTACTACACCGTCAAGGCTGAGTATCAGGGTGCTCCGGAGAACCTTCGCGCAATCGCGATGCGGCTCCTGGGCAGCGCGAACCGGGGCATGGAGATCTTCAACCTCAACGTCGGACGCACCCAGCCCGACGGTGCGGCCCTGTCCGATCCGACGGTGCTACGCCCCGGCTGGCACCTCGTCCTCCCCTGGGACGCCGTCGGCACCGAAGTGCAGTACGGCCTCCTGCCGAAGACCACGCCGGGGTCGGCCCCCGGCGGCACACCGGCGCCTGGCACGAGCGCCTCCGCGAGTCCTGGCCAACAACCCGGGACGACCGGTGGAAGCCCAACGCCCTCCGGTGGGTCGACGCCAAGCGGGCGCAACTGCGTCAAGGCGACTGCGGCCAGTGATTCGTCCAACTGGGCAATGGTGCGGCTCGCTCCCGAGCAGGCATGGACGCGCAGCCGTGGCCGGGGGCAACTGGTCGCGATCATCGACTCCGGGGTCGACGGCACCCTCGAACAACTGCGCGGCCGGGTCTCGGTCGGTGCGAACATCGTGACCGGCGGCCACGGCAACGCCGACTGTCTGGGATCCGGCACGGCGATGGCAGGGCTCATCGCAGCTCAGTCGGCCGGCAACGGTGGCCCCGCCGGTGTTGCGCCTGAGGCGGTCGTCATGCCGGTACGTGTGGCGACGGACTCTCCCAAGGTGAGTGCGGCCAACCAGGCCACCGCGATCGAGGTGGCGGTCTCCGCGGGTGCGACCGTACTCGCTCTCGGGGCGTACCTCGACCCCGACGACCCCACCGTCGCGCAAGCGATCAAGTTCGCGGTCGACCAGGGCGTCGTCGTGGTGGCCGGAGCACCGGTGACCGGCACGACGAATGAGCGGGCGGGCCTCCCCGACGAGGTGATCCGGGTGGCCGGGGTAGGAGTTGACGGCAGGCCTGCCGACAACTACGTGACCGGAGCGATCGACGTCGTAGCGCCGGGGGTCAACGTGACCAGCGTCGGCATCGCTGGCACCAAGGGGTTCGTCGGCAGCGGAACCCAGTACGCGGTCGCGCTGGTGGCAGGCGAGGCGGCTCTGGTGCGCTCCGCGTACCCGGATCTCAGCCCCGCCCAAGTCGCGAGCCGCATCGAGATGACCGCCGATTCCATGGGCGAAGCCCAGCCGGACGGACGGTACGGATACGGAATGATCAATCCGGCGACGTCGGTGACGAGGGAGCTACCCGCAGAGGCGCAGTCGACCACCTCGGGGGGTCAGTCTTCGACGGACCCCGATGGTTCCACCGATAGCAAGCGTCTGCTGTTCCTGTTTCCGATATTCGCTGTGCTCGCCCTGGCCGCCCTGCTTGCCTTCCGGTTGCGGCGAGTACTGCACGGAAAACGCGGTGGCGACGACCAGGTACCTGACGAAACTGAAGACACACCCGCTCCGGTCTCCGCCGGGCAGCAGCCATCTGATTCGGACGAGGAGGGTAAATCGCGCTCATGA
- a CDS encoding ABC transporter substrate-binding protein, producing MSTTHKRSGRRIGAPRRVRSLTMMATASALALGLAACSGGPASTNAVGGGDGKTSIEATLAFTLSSGFDPANASSAVATAVNQHISEGLVDLDPITRESYLALAKADPVASSDGLTYTVTLRDGAKFSDGTPVTAEDVAWSFTRVLKPADSAAPPLMQGFIPFIDSVTATDTTTTEFKLKYAFALFKERISVIKIVPKAKTGDAAAAKAFDTAPIGSGPFKLDSASKESGIKLSRNPNYNGPRPAKVDTMTWNTTSEAAARVSDLQGGRVQAIESVPYLNVDSLKGKYTVDVKQAFNQVFLMFNTEAKPFSDKRVRQALHYAIDKDAVIKTALNGYGSAATSYLDEGNKDYQKAATVYDHNIEKAKALLQEAGVTNLSFQLDTTDNSVVKDVAPLVIEQWKKIGVNATLNTVPSSAIYGDLVPKDTFRVLMATGDPSVFGTDTDLLMRWFYYGETWPGQRYRWSDTDRKAMAELLDKAAQTSDEAARKVLWKQALDLVADQVPLYPILHTKVVTAYDPAKVTGFSGAATTGLYFLGSSRSS from the coding sequence GTGAGCACCACCCACAAGCGGTCAGGGAGACGCATCGGCGCGCCGCGCCGGGTCCGTTCGCTGACCATGATGGCTACCGCGTCGGCCCTGGCGCTGGGGCTGGCGGCGTGCAGTGGCGGCCCGGCCTCGACCAACGCCGTCGGCGGCGGCGACGGGAAGACGTCGATCGAGGCGACGCTGGCCTTCACCCTCTCCAGCGGCTTCGACCCGGCGAACGCCTCGTCGGCGGTGGCGACCGCGGTCAACCAGCACATCTCCGAGGGTCTCGTCGACCTGGACCCGATCACCCGCGAGTCGTACCTCGCGCTGGCCAAGGCCGACCCGGTCGCCAGCTCGGACGGGCTCACGTACACGGTGACCCTGCGTGACGGTGCCAAGTTCTCCGACGGCACCCCGGTCACAGCCGAGGACGTCGCCTGGTCCTTCACCCGGGTGCTGAAGCCGGCAGACTCCGCCGCGCCGCCACTGATGCAGGGCTTCATCCCGTTCATCGACTCGGTCACCGCCACGGACACGACGACGACCGAGTTCAAGCTGAAGTACGCGTTCGCCCTGTTCAAGGAGCGGATCTCGGTCATCAAGATCGTCCCTAAGGCGAAGACCGGCGACGCCGCCGCCGCGAAGGCCTTCGACACCGCACCGATCGGCTCCGGCCCCTTCAAGCTGGACAGCGCGTCGAAGGAGTCCGGCATCAAGCTGAGCCGGAACCCGAACTACAACGGCCCCCGCCCGGCCAAGGTCGACACGATGACGTGGAACACCACCTCGGAGGCGGCGGCTCGGGTGTCGGACCTCCAGGGTGGCCGGGTCCAGGCCATCGAGTCGGTGCCGTACCTCAACGTCGACTCGCTCAAGGGCAAGTACACCGTCGACGTGAAGCAGGCCTTCAACCAGGTCTTCCTCATGTTCAACACCGAGGCCAAGCCGTTCAGCGACAAGCGGGTACGCCAGGCCCTGCACTACGCCATCGACAAGGACGCGGTCATCAAGACGGCCCTCAACGGGTACGGCAGCGCGGCGACCAGCTACCTCGACGAGGGCAACAAGGACTACCAGAAGGCCGCGACGGTCTACGACCACAACATCGAGAAGGCCAAGGCCCTGCTCCAGGAGGCCGGGGTCACGAACCTGTCCTTCCAGCTCGACACCACGGACAACTCGGTCGTCAAGGACGTCGCTCCGCTGGTCATCGAGCAGTGGAAGAAGATCGGCGTCAACGCCACCCTCAACACGGTGCCCTCCTCGGCCATCTACGGCGACCTCGTCCCGAAGGACACCTTCCGGGTGCTGATGGCCACCGGTGACCCGAGCGTCTTCGGCACCGACACCGACCTGCTGATGCGCTGGTTCTACTACGGCGAGACCTGGCCGGGGCAGCGTTACCGCTGGTCCGACACGGATCGCAAGGCCATGGCCGAGCTGCTCGACAAGGCGGCCCAGACCTCCGACGAGGCGGCCCGGAAGGTCCTGTGGAAGCAGGCCCTCGACCTGGTGGCCGACCAGGTTCCGCTCTACCCGATCCTGCACACCAAGGTCGTCACGGCCTACGACCCGGCCAAGGTCACCGGTTTCTCCGGTGCCGCGACCACCGGCCTGTACTTCCTGGGCAGCAGCCGCAGCAGCTGA
- a CDS encoding sigma-70 family RNA polymerase sigma factor — MDPATGYTVPEELSPTPTDEQALRLAYQQHGPVLLNYLLRLTKGNRGMAEDIVQETLVRAWSHPEARTNDGQWSRAWLFTVARRIAIDHIRAAQRRPVEMPDERIDDHQSLDDDIERLLNAQEVREAVARLPERLRSALIEIYFQEHSAAEAAENLSVPIGTVKSRTFYALRALHKALIERGFTF; from the coding sequence ATGGATCCGGCCACGGGGTACACGGTGCCTGAGGAGTTGTCGCCCACTCCCACCGATGAGCAGGCCCTGCGGCTCGCCTACCAACAACACGGTCCGGTCCTACTCAACTACCTGCTGCGACTGACCAAGGGAAACCGCGGCATGGCAGAGGACATCGTGCAGGAAACACTGGTCCGAGCCTGGAGCCACCCGGAGGCACGCACCAACGACGGCCAGTGGAGCCGAGCCTGGTTGTTCACCGTGGCCCGACGCATCGCCATCGACCACATCAGAGCGGCGCAGCGGCGGCCCGTCGAGATGCCCGACGAGCGAATCGATGACCATCAGAGCTTGGACGACGACATCGAGCGGCTGCTCAACGCCCAGGAGGTCCGCGAGGCGGTGGCCAGGCTGCCCGAGCGCCTGCGCAGCGCTCTGATTGAGATCTACTTCCAGGAGCACTCGGCCGCCGAGGCGGCGGAGAATCTGTCCGTTCCGATCGGCACGGTGAAGTCGCGCACCTTCTACGCGCTACGCGCCCTACACAAGGCGCTGATCGAACGGGGCTTTACGTTTTGA
- a CDS encoding dipeptide/oligopeptide/nickel ABC transporter permease/ATP-binding protein → MRRTLTAQLSRPGVAFRRLGLTARIALGFVLLIVLVGLFAPLLLRYDPAQAGLGSALTSPNGDFWFGLDKLGRDVFSRLVAGTRRSLIVGFGAAGIALIVGGILGALAGTSRTAVDEVVMRCLDVVMAFPAIVLSALLIISFGKNSLLILVLAIGFVFTPSIARIVRANVLSQYREDYVAAERIIGARRPHILWRHVLRNCAAPIMVFVTVMVADAIVFEASLSFIGGGLAPQEADSSWGSVIAFGKEMVQIGGWWATFFPGLLILLTVLALNVLSEGMSDAWAAPAARRATTASARDSAEPALPGSGEVVPLPGLDLAAQRLRERARPLPQGQPVLEVKELSIGFEGRHQGVDIVDGLSFDVRPGEVVGLVGESGSGKSLTALAVMGLLPQGARVRGEIRFQGEDLLAMGTKRRRALMGREIAMVYQDALSALNPALRVGSQLAQMIRRGGTRSAEELMRLVGLDPRRTLAAYPHELSGGQRQRVVIAMALSRDPRLIIADEPTTALDVTVQAQVMELLLRLRDELGFALILVSHDLALVSDVSDRVVVMYGGQIVETGVTADVIEAPAHHYARGLLGSVLSLEAGAERLTQIRGVVPAPADFPSGCRFADRCPMATEVCRDTVPRLTGTVEHGFACHHPAVTVDDKELAR, encoded by the coding sequence ATGCGCCGGACGCTCACCGCCCAGCTCTCGCGCCCCGGCGTCGCCTTTCGACGGCTCGGCCTCACCGCCCGGATCGCGCTCGGCTTCGTCCTGCTCATCGTCCTGGTGGGCCTCTTCGCCCCGCTCCTGCTCCGGTACGACCCCGCGCAGGCCGGACTGGGGTCGGCGCTGACCAGCCCGAACGGCGACTTCTGGTTCGGCCTGGACAAGCTCGGCCGGGACGTCTTCTCCCGACTGGTGGCCGGCACCCGGCGCTCCCTGATCGTCGGGTTCGGCGCGGCCGGCATCGCCCTGATCGTCGGCGGGATTCTCGGTGCGCTGGCGGGCACCAGCCGGACCGCGGTCGACGAGGTGGTGATGCGCTGCCTCGACGTCGTCATGGCCTTCCCCGCCATCGTGCTCTCCGCCCTGCTGATCATCTCGTTCGGGAAGAACAGCCTGTTGATCCTGGTGCTCGCGATCGGCTTCGTCTTCACCCCCTCCATCGCGCGCATCGTCCGCGCCAACGTGCTCTCGCAGTACCGCGAGGACTACGTGGCCGCCGAGCGGATCATCGGAGCCCGACGGCCGCACATCCTCTGGCGGCATGTGCTGCGCAACTGCGCCGCTCCCATCATGGTCTTCGTCACCGTCATGGTCGCCGACGCGATCGTCTTCGAGGCCTCCCTCTCCTTCATCGGTGGCGGGTTGGCGCCACAGGAGGCCGACTCCTCGTGGGGCTCGGTGATCGCGTTCGGCAAGGAGATGGTGCAGATCGGTGGCTGGTGGGCCACCTTCTTCCCCGGCCTGCTGATCCTGCTGACCGTGCTCGCGCTGAACGTACTCTCCGAGGGGATGTCCGACGCCTGGGCCGCCCCGGCGGCCCGGCGGGCCACCACCGCGTCGGCCCGGGACTCGGCCGAGCCGGCGCTGCCGGGCTCCGGCGAGGTCGTACCGCTGCCCGGTCTCGACCTCGCGGCGCAGCGACTCCGGGAGCGGGCACGACCCCTCCCGCAGGGCCAGCCCGTCTTGGAGGTCAAGGAGCTGTCGATCGGTTTCGAGGGACGCCACCAGGGGGTCGACATCGTCGACGGCCTCAGCTTCGACGTCCGTCCCGGCGAGGTGGTCGGTCTTGTCGGCGAGTCCGGCTCGGGCAAGTCACTGACCGCCCTGGCCGTCATGGGCCTGCTGCCGCAGGGGGCGCGGGTACGCGGGGAGATCCGCTTCCAGGGCGAAGACCTACTGGCGATGGGTACGAAGCGCCGGCGCGCCCTGATGGGGCGGGAGATCGCGATGGTCTACCAGGACGCGCTCTCGGCGTTGAACCCGGCACTGCGCGTCGGCAGCCAGCTGGCGCAGATGATCCGGCGCGGCGGCACCCGGTCCGCCGAGGAACTGATGCGGCTGGTGGGGCTCGACCCCCGGCGCACCCTGGCGGCGTACCCGCACGAGCTCTCCGGCGGGCAGCGGCAACGAGTGGTCATCGCCATGGCGCTCTCCCGGGACCCTCGCCTGATCATCGCCGACGAGCCGACCACCGCGCTCGACGTCACGGTCCAGGCGCAGGTGATGGAGCTGCTGCTGCGGCTGCGCGACGAGCTGGGCTTCGCCCTGATCCTGGTCAGCCACGACCTCGCGCTGGTCAGCGACGTCTCCGACCGGGTCGTCGTGATGTACGGCGGGCAGATCGTGGAGACCGGGGTGACCGCCGACGTGATCGAGGCCCCGGCGCACCACTACGCCCGAGGGCTGCTCGGATCCGTCCTCTCCCTGGAGGCCGGTGCCGAGCGGCTCACCCAGATCCGTGGCGTGGTGCCGGCACCGGCCGACTTCCCGTCCGGCTGCCGGTTCGCCGACCGGTGTCCGATGGCGACCGAGGTATGCCGGGACACCGTTCCCCGGCTGACCGGCACCGTCGAACACGGCTTCGCCTGCCACCACCCGGCCGTCACCGTCGACGACAAGGAGCTGGCCCGATGA
- a CDS encoding FadR/GntR family transcriptional regulator — protein sequence MTTIDASPLRGQARPGPRRQEVVARIKEYVLRNRLKPGDLLPTEVELCEAVGASRSSVREAVKILSALDIVEVRHGHGTFVGRMSLNALVESLAFRGLLSGEEDHHVLGQVVDVRQTLEQGLAAEIIEVLDADHRSDLAALADQMAELAARGEDFLAVDRAFHLKLMEPLGNDLILQLTEAFWQVQAIVAPTLRTDPEDRAITVQRHRAIVDAVTGGDPAVLRAALAEHYAPVRASLARAVRG from the coding sequence ATGACGACGATTGACGCGAGTCCGCTACGCGGGCAGGCGCGCCCGGGTCCCCGCCGGCAGGAGGTCGTGGCACGGATCAAGGAGTACGTCCTGCGCAATCGCCTCAAACCGGGTGACCTGCTGCCCACCGAGGTGGAACTCTGCGAAGCCGTCGGAGCCAGTCGCTCCAGCGTCCGGGAAGCGGTGAAGATCCTCTCTGCCCTCGACATCGTCGAGGTACGCCACGGGCACGGCACGTTCGTCGGCCGGATGTCCCTCAACGCGCTCGTGGAAAGCCTGGCCTTCCGTGGGCTACTGAGCGGTGAGGAGGACCACCACGTGTTGGGGCAGGTCGTGGACGTCCGGCAGACACTCGAACAGGGGCTGGCCGCCGAGATCATCGAGGTCCTCGACGCCGACCACCGATCGGACCTCGCCGCACTCGCCGACCAGATGGCCGAGTTGGCGGCTCGGGGTGAGGACTTCCTCGCAGTCGACCGGGCATTCCACCTGAAACTAATGGAGCCGTTGGGCAACGACCTGATCCTCCAGCTGACCGAGGCGTTCTGGCAGGTGCAGGCGATCGTCGCCCCCACGCTGCGCACGGACCCCGAGGACCGGGCCATCACCGTCCAGCGACACCGGGCAATCGTGGACGCCGTCACCGGCGGGGACCCGGCAGTCCTGCGGGCCGCCCTGGCCGAGCACTACGCGCCCGTACGGGCGAGCCTCGCCCGCGCCGTCCGGGGGTGA
- a CDS encoding CE1758 family FMN-dependent luciferase-like monooxygenase, with the protein MEFGVYSVGDITPDPTTGRGPAEHERIAAITAIAVRAEETGFDVFATGEHHNPPFVSSAPAVLLAAIAARTHRLTLSTATTLITTNDPVRVAEEYAVLQHLAGGRVDLMMGRGNSGAVFPRFGKRPEDSQPLAAENYALLRRLWREESVTWSGEYRTPLTDFTSVPRPLHGVPPFVWHGAVTSPETAEQAAMYGDGFFANHIFWPPEHTRRMVALYRERFAAHGHGDADQAIVGLGGQVFVRRNSQDAIREFRPYFDRAPVYGRGPSLEEYCSTTPLTVGSPQQIIDRVLGFREYVGDYQRQLLLIDHAGLPLGTVLEQLELLGAEVLPVLRAEFATSRPAHVPDTPRHPAVTAIIGAPSRTRGNTG; encoded by the coding sequence ATGGAATTTGGGGTTTACAGCGTCGGTGACATCACACCTGATCCGACCACTGGACGCGGGCCCGCCGAACACGAGCGGATCGCCGCCATTACCGCGATCGCGGTCCGCGCCGAGGAGACCGGCTTCGACGTGTTCGCCACCGGCGAGCACCACAATCCGCCATTTGTGTCGTCAGCTCCGGCGGTTCTGTTGGCGGCCATCGCCGCCCGGACCCACCGGCTGACGCTGAGTACGGCCACCACCCTGATCACCACCAATGACCCGGTCCGGGTGGCCGAGGAGTACGCCGTCCTGCAACACCTCGCGGGCGGCCGGGTCGACCTCATGATGGGGCGCGGAAACTCTGGCGCGGTCTTTCCCCGGTTCGGCAAGAGGCCCGAGGACAGCCAACCGCTGGCCGCCGAGAACTATGCCCTGCTGCGCCGGCTCTGGCGCGAGGAGTCGGTGACGTGGTCCGGTGAGTATCGCACTCCGCTGACCGACTTCACCTCCGTGCCGCGTCCTCTGCACGGGGTGCCGCCCTTCGTCTGGCATGGAGCGGTGACCAGTCCGGAAACCGCAGAGCAGGCGGCGATGTACGGGGATGGGTTCTTCGCCAACCACATCTTCTGGCCACCGGAGCACACCCGTCGGATGGTCGCACTGTATCGGGAGCGCTTCGCGGCTCACGGCCACGGCGATGCCGACCAGGCGATTGTCGGCCTGGGTGGGCAGGTCTTCGTCCGCCGCAACTCGCAGGACGCGATCCGTGAGTTCCGGCCCTACTTCGACCGAGCACCCGTGTACGGTCGCGGCCCGTCCCTTGAGGAATACTGCTCCACCACGCCGCTGACGGTGGGCAGCCCGCAGCAGATCATCGACCGGGTGCTCGGCTTCCGGGAGTACGTCGGCGACTACCAGCGTCAGCTGTTACTGATCGACCATGCCGGCCTGCCGTTGGGCACGGTGCTGGAGCAGCTCGAACTGCTCGGCGCGGAGGTACTTCCAGTGCTGCGGGCCGAGTTCGCAACCAGTCGCCCGGCACACGTTCCGGACACCCCGCGGCACCCGGCGGTCACCGCCATCATCGGGGCGCCGTCGCGCACCCGAGGAAACACCGGCTGA
- a CDS encoding S8 family serine peptidase gives MTSSDRNLTGIADRLLGDGSRSGELFNLNAGRRQPDGMALTNPARLNAGWLLVLPWDAVGAGVQYGLLPDQPPVTAKPSTTPKASTSPKTGTTKPDPSQSSTPPKTDNPAKAGGCTTAAASTSGSNWASLRLAAEQAWPQSRGAGQLIAVIDSGVDGALPQLTGRVEGGMDILTGSGRGDTDCLGSGTAMAGLIVAQPTKGGAVAGIAPDSIVLPLRVVDKDAQARPADGAAAIEAAVAAGATVIAIGPHVDLNQVEVAKAANAAVEKGVVVVVGAALSSVPVNPAARLGEGVLRVGGIGIDGQVADNYRRGGIDVVAPGVNVSSIGITGTGPIAGSGTHYAVAFVAGEVALVRTAYPGLTPQQVAHRVRKTAKSLGNGVVPDDQYGWGLIDPAASVSTVLPEETHTEPAGGDASAAGPTTPSGQTTLLVIVTLVALAAVVLLLFRIRRLVGANKPDDPAGGIPRRTTEPVIDRSDDVPPAGPPAPPGRPIPAVKTEQAVKTDQANQTDQANQTDQAVKTNQANQANQTDQANQANQTDQTGRPTVSLAARPSGGLSRPSTDARASVDEPTGRARAKDTEAMMAGQPAGADTATGTPATAAAATPATTTAAAGKSTSAAPATAAAAAPAPAAADKSTSADKATIADKATAGAKSSAPARSTDE, from the coding sequence GTGACCTCGAGCGACCGGAATCTCACCGGGATCGCGGATCGTTTGCTCGGCGACGGTTCCCGGTCCGGAGAACTGTTCAACCTCAACGCCGGCCGTAGACAACCGGACGGCATGGCGCTGACAAACCCGGCACGACTGAACGCCGGCTGGCTGCTGGTGCTGCCGTGGGACGCCGTCGGTGCCGGCGTCCAGTACGGTCTCCTGCCCGACCAGCCCCCGGTGACCGCGAAGCCCAGCACGACGCCAAAGGCCAGCACGTCACCGAAGACCGGTACGACCAAGCCCGACCCATCCCAGTCCAGCACCCCGCCAAAGACCGACAACCCGGCCAAGGCGGGAGGGTGCACTACCGCTGCGGCGTCTACTTCCGGTTCGAACTGGGCCAGCCTGCGGCTCGCCGCTGAACAGGCGTGGCCGCAGAGCCGGGGAGCGGGCCAGCTCATCGCGGTGATCGATTCCGGCGTCGACGGTGCCCTACCGCAACTGACCGGCCGCGTCGAGGGGGGAATGGACATCCTCACCGGCAGTGGCCGCGGTGACACCGACTGCCTCGGCTCTGGCACCGCCATGGCCGGCCTGATCGTCGCACAGCCGACCAAGGGCGGCGCGGTGGCGGGCATCGCTCCCGACTCCATCGTGCTGCCCTTGCGCGTCGTCGACAAGGACGCCCAGGCTCGGCCCGCCGATGGCGCTGCGGCCATCGAGGCGGCGGTGGCCGCCGGGGCAACCGTCATCGCGATCGGCCCGCACGTCGATCTCAACCAGGTGGAGGTGGCCAAGGCCGCCAACGCCGCGGTCGAGAAGGGCGTGGTGGTGGTGGTCGGAGCCGCGCTCAGCTCGGTCCCGGTCAACCCGGCCGCCCGGCTCGGCGAGGGCGTGCTGCGTGTCGGCGGAATCGGGATAGATGGCCAGGTGGCCGACAACTACCGACGGGGTGGCATTGATGTGGTGGCCCCCGGGGTCAACGTCAGCAGCATCGGTATCACCGGTACCGGGCCGATAGCCGGCAGCGGCACGCACTACGCCGTCGCCTTCGTCGCGGGCGAGGTGGCCCTGGTCCGGACGGCCTACCCGGGGCTCACCCCGCAACAGGTAGCGCACCGGGTGCGGAAGACCGCCAAAAGCCTGGGCAACGGCGTCGTCCCCGACGACCAGTACGGCTGGGGCCTCATCGACCCGGCCGCGTCGGTTTCCACGGTGCTGCCCGAGGAAACCCACACCGAACCGGCGGGCGGGGACGCGAGCGCAGCCGGTCCGACCACACCGAGCGGCCAGACCACGCTACTGGTGATCGTCACGCTGGTCGCCCTCGCGGCCGTGGTCCTGCTGCTCTTCCGGATCCGGCGGCTGGTGGGGGCCAACAAGCCCGATGATCCGGCCGGCGGGATCCCACGGCGCACGACCGAGCCAGTCATCGACCGATCCGACGACGTGCCGCCGGCCGGCCCGCCAGCCCCGCCAGGCCGGCCCATTCCGGCCGTCAAAACCGAACAGGCCGTCAAGACCGACCAAGCCAACCAGACCGACCAAGCCAACCAGACCGACCAGGCCGTCAAGACCAACCAGGCCAACCAAGCCAACCAGACCGACCAGGCCAACCAAGCCAACCAGACCGACCAGACCGGTCGGCCGACAGTCAGCCTGGCGGCCAGGCCCAGCGGCGGCTTGTCCCGGCCGTCCACGGACGCCCGTGCCTCCGTGGACGAGCCGACCGGGCGAGCCCGAGCGAAGGACACCGAGGCCATGATGGCCGGCCAGCCCGCCGGGGCCGATACCGCAACCGGCACCCCCGCCACCGCTGCGGCGGCAACCCCCGCCACCACCACCGCTGCCGCAGGCAAGTCGACCAGCGCAGCCCCCGCCACCGCTGCGGCGGCAGCCCCCGCCCCCGCTGCCGCAGACAAGTCGACCAGCGCGGACAAGGCGACGATCGCTGACAAGGCGACCGCTGGCGCCAAGTCGTCCGCCCCGGCCCGGTCCACCGATGAGTGA
- a CDS encoding ABC transporter permease, translated as MLTVLNLVARRLLTLIPLVLGITLFVFVIMQFSPIDPALSVLGDQATPAQVEAFKTANGLNDPLPLRYLHFLGDLVRGDLGMTFPPSVPVAEKIATALPLTIQLTALGVLGALVIALALGIPAALYRDRWPDQVIRFVSMAGIAMPSFWLALLLIQEFAVRRPILPTGGYVNPADSVTLWIQSLAMPALALAVPVGCSLARIVRTSMVEELDKDYVRTAIGAGLPPRVVIGRNVLRNALVNPLTALGLRIGYLIGGTVVIEAIFSLPGMGTQIMSAVQQNDTALAQGTVLTIALGFVMVNLIVDILYLFANPRLRGSH; from the coding sequence ATGCTGACCGTCCTGAACCTGGTCGCGCGACGACTCCTGACCCTGATCCCCCTGGTGCTGGGTATCACGCTCTTCGTCTTCGTGATCATGCAGTTCTCCCCGATCGACCCCGCGCTCTCCGTACTCGGAGACCAGGCGACCCCCGCGCAGGTCGAGGCGTTCAAGACCGCCAACGGCCTCAACGACCCGCTGCCACTGCGCTACCTGCACTTCCTGGGCGACCTGGTCCGCGGTGACCTGGGCATGACCTTCCCGCCCTCGGTGCCGGTCGCCGAGAAGATCGCCACGGCGCTGCCCCTGACCATCCAGCTGACGGCGCTGGGTGTGCTCGGCGCGCTGGTCATCGCGCTGGCCCTCGGCATTCCGGCCGCGCTGTACCGGGACCGCTGGCCCGACCAGGTCATCCGATTCGTCTCCATGGCCGGCATCGCCATGCCGTCCTTCTGGCTGGCCCTCCTGCTGATCCAGGAGTTCGCGGTCCGTCGACCGATCCTCCCGACCGGTGGCTACGTCAACCCGGCCGACTCGGTCACCCTCTGGATCCAGTCCCTCGCCATGCCCGCACTCGCGCTCGCCGTACCGGTGGGGTGTTCACTCGCCCGGATCGTACGGACGTCCATGGTCGAGGAGCTCGACAAGGACTACGTCCGTACCGCGATCGGTGCCGGCCTGCCGCCCCGGGTGGTGATCGGACGCAACGTGCTGCGCAACGCCCTGGTCAACCCGCTCACCGCGCTGGGCCTGCGCATCGGCTACCTCATCGGTGGCACGGTCGTCATCGAGGCCATCTTCTCGCTGCCCGGCATGGGCACCCAAATCATGAGCGCGGTGCAGCAGAACGACACCGCCCTCGCGCAGGGGACCGTCCTGACGATCGCCCTCGGGTTCGTCATGGTGAACCTGATCGTCGACATCCTCTACCTCTTCGCCAACCCTCGACTGCGCGGGAGCCACTGA